The nucleotide window GGTTCATGCGGCCGGCCAGCATCACGGAAATGATTTCCATGTTGGCGTGGGCGTGCAAGCCAAAGCCGTTGCCGGGCTTTACAAAGTCGTCGTTGAACACGCGCAGCAGGCCGAAGCCCGTCCGCTCGGGGTTGTAGTAGGAGCTAAAGCTCAGCGAGAAGTTGCTTTGCAGCCAGCCAATGTCCTTAAGGCCCCGCTCGGCGGCCCGGATGATGCGGTGATTCATGGCGGTTTTTGTTAGCTGGGAAGTTGGGCCTCAAAGGCAATTTCACTGACGCTCTTGCGTTGGCGGGGCGCTTTTTCGCGGCTTAGGAAAGGCTCTTCGAGCAGCTCGGCTTCGGCCTGGTAACCCAGGGCAATGATGACGGCCGGCTGCAGCGTCTCGGGCAGCTGAAAGGCTTCCTGTACTTTGTCACGGTGGAAGCCGCCCATAAAGTGCCCGTGCAGGCCCAGGGCCGTGGCTTCCAGAATCAGGTTGCCGTTGGCCAGGCCCAGGTCGTGGAGGGCGGCCCCGTTGGGCGTACCGTTGTCGTACTGGGTTTTGGCCAGGGCCAGAATGAGCACGGCGGCATTTTTGGCCCAGGGCTGGTTGCCGGGCATCAGGCAGTCCACCATTTTTTGGAAAGCTTCCGTGTCGGCACGGTGGGCGTAGATATAGCGCCAGGGCTGCTCATTCATGGCGCTGGCGGCCCAGGAAGCCGCTTCAAACAGCTGGCCCAATGTTTCGGGGGCTACGGGCTGCGGCGAGAAGGAGCGGGGGCTCCAGCGGTTGCGAATCAGCTCGTGGACGGGATAAGTGGTGGTGGCAGTTTTCATGACAAGGAAGAAAAGCGGAAAAGAAGCCGCCAAGCTAAACTTGGCGGCTTCAGGGCACTAACAAGAATACGGCAAAATAGATACGGACAACAACGCTTTATAGGGACATGGGCACGTCCATGAGCAGCAGCTGGGCCTGGCTGTTGGCCTGAATGCTGAGCGAGTCGGTGTCCCAGATGCCGAGTCCGTCGCGGCGATTCAGCTTTTGGCCATTGATGGTTACGTCGCCTTCCAGCACGAAGGCATACACCCCGTTGCCGGCTTTTTTAACCTGGTACTCGGTGCTGAAACCGGGGTCAAAGTCGCCTAGGCTAAACCAGGCATCCTGGTGAATCCAGACGCCGGCATCGTCGGGCGAGGGCGAAATCACCTGCTGGAACTGGTTGTGGCGGTCTTCGGCCCGGAAGCTTTGCTGGGCGTAGCGGGGCTTTACGCCGCGCTGGTTGGGAAACACCCAGATCTGCAGAAACTTTACTTCCTGGTCTTTATTGTGGTTTTTCTCGCTGTGAGCCACGCCCGTGCCGGCACTCATCACCTGCACGTCGCCGCGGCGGATGATGCCGTGGTTGCCCATGTTGTCCTTGTGCTCCAGGTCGCCCGACAGCGGGATGGAAATGATTTCCATGTTGTCGTGAGGATGGGTGCCAAAGCCCATGCCACCGGCTACGGTGTCGTCGTTGAGCACGCGCAGCACGCCGAAGTGCACCCGACTGGGGTTGGAGTAGCCGGCGAAGCTGAAAGTGTGGTAGGAGTTGAGCCAGCCATGGCTGGCGTGGCCGCGGGATTCGGCTTTGTGCAGAACAGTTTGCATGACAAAAGGGGATGTGAAGTCGGGAGGTGAAATATTAGCCGGCAGCTAACTTATGTACATACATATATTATGGCCGAAAGTTCACTCTTTCACTATACTTTTGCTAGTAGTTACATGTAGGTATATCAATATACTATCTGTAACTAATGCAGACAATCAATTGATTATGGCCATAAGTCAGGAAAAAATAATTGCGGATTGTCCGTTCCGGCAAACCCTTGACGTACTGGAGGGCAAGTGGAAGTTTGCCATTATTCACAGCCTGCTGCGGCACGGCACCATGCGTTTTAAAGTGCTGGAGCGCGACGTGGAGGGCATTACCAGCCGCATGCTCATCAAGGAGCTCAAGCTGCTCGAAGCCCACGGCATTGTGAGCCGGCAAGCTTTTGCCACCGTGCCGCCCACGGTGGAATACAGCCTGACGGAGTGCGGACAGTCGTTGGAGCCCGTTATTCAAGCCATTCAGGCCTGGGGAA belongs to Hymenobacter cellulosilyticus and includes:
- a CDS encoding nitroreductase family protein; this encodes MKTATTTYPVHELIRNRWSPRSFSPQPVAPETLGQLFEAASWAASAMNEQPWRYIYAHRADTEAFQKMVDCLMPGNQPWAKNAAVLILALAKTQYDNGTPNGAALHDLGLANGNLILEATALGLHGHFMGGFHRDKVQEAFQLPETLQPAVIIALGYQAEAELLEEPFLSREKAPRQRKSVSEIAFEAQLPS
- a CDS encoding pirin family protein, coding for MQTVLHKAESRGHASHGWLNSYHTFSFAGYSNPSRVHFGVLRVLNDDTVAGGMGFGTHPHDNMEIISIPLSGDLEHKDNMGNHGIIRRGDVQVMSAGTGVAHSEKNHNKDQEVKFLQIWVFPNQRGVKPRYAQQSFRAEDRHNQFQQVISPSPDDAGVWIHQDAWFSLGDFDPGFSTEYQVKKAGNGVYAFVLEGDVTINGQKLNRRDGLGIWDTDSLSIQANSQAQLLLMDVPMSL
- a CDS encoding winged helix-turn-helix transcriptional regulator translates to MAISQEKIIADCPFRQTLDVLEGKWKFAIIHSLLRHGTMRFKVLERDVEGITSRMLIKELKLLEAHGIVSRQAFATVPPTVEYSLTECGQSLEPVIQAIQAWGIQNRAVINQSKSRKAARKTPAAD